In a single window of the Candidatus Celerinatantimonas neptuna genome:
- the glpX gene encoding Fructose-1,6-bisphosphatase 1 class 2: MNQDVVFRFAEVTEAAALAGFKWLGRGDKNAADNAAVEAMRQSLGQLAIDGEIVIGEGEIDEAPMLYIGERVGCGGVGVDIAVDPIDGTRMTAMGQGNALAVLAVGEKGAFLKAPDMYMEKLVVGPSAKGVIDLNLPLLDNLKAIAQAKGKPLNELSLITLAKPRHQDLIHQLQDLGIRVFAIPDGDVAASVLTCLPERNIDVMYCIGGAPEGVVSAAVVRALGGDMQARLLARHQVKGDTDENRAIGEHEIERCLNVGVPVESVLPLERLVKNDRVVFSATGVTAGDLLAGIRHHGQKWHTETLLVDGLSGRVRRIHSTHRQL, encoded by the coding sequence ATGAATCAAGATGTTGTCTTTCGGTTTGCCGAAGTGACTGAAGCTGCGGCTTTAGCCGGGTTCAAATGGTTAGGCCGTGGTGATAAAAATGCAGCAGATAATGCGGCTGTTGAAGCCATGCGTCAATCTCTGGGGCAGTTAGCTATCGATGGTGAAATTGTCATTGGGGAAGGCGAAATTGATGAGGCTCCGATGCTATATATCGGTGAACGAGTCGGTTGTGGCGGTGTTGGGGTCGATATTGCGGTTGACCCGATTGATGGAACCCGAATGACAGCAATGGGCCAGGGTAATGCGCTGGCTGTATTAGCAGTAGGCGAAAAAGGAGCTTTTCTAAAAGCACCTGATATGTATATGGAGAAGCTGGTTGTTGGTCCAAGTGCAAAAGGGGTGATTGATCTTAATTTACCCCTGCTTGATAACTTAAAAGCCATTGCTCAAGCTAAAGGAAAGCCTCTGAATGAATTATCATTGATTACTCTGGCAAAACCACGCCATCAAGATTTGATTCATCAATTACAAGATCTGGGAATTCGGGTTTTTGCTATTCCTGATGGTGATGTTGCAGCCTCTGTTTTAACGTGCCTGCCTGAGAGAAATATTGATGTGATGTATTGCATTGGTGGTGCTCCTGAAGGTGTGGTATCTGCTGCCGTTGTTCGTGCTTTGGGAGGGGATATGCAAGCCCGCCTGTTAGCTCGTCATCAAGTGAAGGGTGACACAGATGAGAACAGAGCTATTGGTGAACATGAAATCGAACGGTGTTTAAACGTCGGAGTACCTGTTGAAAGCGTTCTACCATTGGAGCGTCTTGTTAAAAATGACCGGGTTGTATTTTCAGCAACTGGTGTGACCGCGGGTGATTTACTTGCTGGTATTCGTCATCATGGTCAGAAATGGCATACTGAGACGTTATTGGTTGACGGATTATCAGGTCGGGTTCGTCGTATTCACTCGACACATCGTCAATTATGA
- the kduD gene encoding 2-dehydro-3-deoxy-D-gluconate 5-dehydrogenase has protein sequence MILDKFDLTGKVAIVTGCDTGLGQGMALGLAEAGCSIAGINIVEPTDTIAKMEEGGHKFLDIRANVAEIDQFDCHMDKILSEFEEIDILVNNAGIIRRQDALKFTEKDWDDVMNLNIKALFFMSQTVAKQFVKQGLGGKIINIASMLSYQGGIRVPSYTASKSAVMGVTRLLANEWAKYNINVNAIAPGYMATNNTQALRADEQRSHEILDRIPAGRWGTPQDVAAPAVFLASEAASYINGYTIAVDGGWLAR, from the coding sequence ATGATTCTGGATAAGTTTGATTTGACCGGTAAGGTTGCAATCGTGACTGGTTGCGACACCGGATTAGGACAAGGGATGGCTCTTGGACTAGCCGAAGCAGGTTGTTCTATTGCCGGGATTAATATCGTTGAACCAACCGATACCATTGCAAAAATGGAAGAAGGCGGACATAAATTTTTAGACATTCGAGCCAATGTCGCTGAAATTGATCAATTTGACTGCCATATGGATAAGATTTTATCTGAATTTGAAGAAATTGATATTTTAGTAAACAATGCCGGGATTATTCGTCGACAAGATGCTCTCAAATTTACTGAGAAAGATTGGGATGATGTGATGAATCTTAATATTAAAGCATTGTTCTTCATGTCTCAGACCGTCGCTAAGCAGTTTGTTAAACAAGGGCTCGGCGGTAAAATTATCAATATTGCATCTATGTTGTCATATCAAGGTGGCATCCGGGTTCCTTCTTATACTGCGTCAAAAAGTGCCGTGATGGGGGTTACTCGTTTATTGGCCAATGAGTGGGCAAAATATAATATCAATGTGAATGCTATTGCCCCAGGTTATATGGCAACTAATAATACCCAAGCATTAAGAGCGGATGAACAACGTTCTCATGAAATTCTTGACCGTATTCCTGCCGGTCGTTGGGGAACACCTCAAGACGTTGCTGCACCAGCTGTTTTCTTAGCTTCTGAAGCTGCAAGCTATATTAATGGCTATACTATTGCTGTTGATGGTGGCTGGCTGGCCCGTTAA
- the rpoH gene encoding RNA polymerase sigma factor RpoH: protein MSDNLASTALVPQGSIEAYIQTVNRIKMLTEEEEKALALRWWEHGDLKAARQLVMSHLRFVVHIAKNYSGYGLPQSDLIQEGNIGLMKAVKRFDPHHGVRLVSFAVHWIKAEIHEYVLRNWRVVKIATTKAQRKLFFNLRKSKKRLGWFSQDEIATVASALGVSTREVTEMESRMAAQDHAFDLRNDDEQEGNFAPVQYLEDKTSDIARAVEQDNWENHASNRLAAALNILDDRCRHIIVRRWLDEDKATLQELADEYQVSAERVRQLEKNALKKLRSTMQL from the coding sequence ATGAGCGATAATTTAGCGTCTACCGCTTTGGTTCCTCAAGGGAGCATCGAAGCTTATATTCAGACTGTTAACAGGATTAAAATGTTAACAGAAGAGGAAGAAAAGGCGTTAGCACTTCGTTGGTGGGAACACGGTGATTTAAAAGCTGCTCGTCAGCTGGTTATGTCGCACTTACGTTTTGTCGTGCATATTGCTAAGAATTACTCAGGATATGGGCTGCCGCAGTCAGATTTGATTCAGGAAGGTAATATCGGATTGATGAAAGCGGTTAAACGTTTTGACCCGCATCATGGTGTCCGTTTGGTTTCGTTTGCTGTTCACTGGATTAAAGCTGAAATACATGAGTATGTATTACGGAATTGGCGTGTTGTTAAGATTGCAACGACAAAAGCGCAGCGTAAATTATTCTTTAATTTACGTAAGTCGAAAAAACGTCTTGGTTGGTTTAGTCAGGATGAAATTGCAACGGTTGCAAGTGCGCTGGGTGTGTCAACACGTGAAGTGACCGAGATGGAATCCAGAATGGCTGCTCAGGATCATGCATTTGATTTGAGGAATGACGATGAACAGGAAGGTAATTTTGCTCCTGTCCAGTATCTTGAAGATAAAACGTCTGATATAGCAAGAGCCGTTGAGCAGGATAACTGGGAGAATCATGCATCTAATCGACTAGCGGCTGCGCTGAATATATTAGATGATCGTTGTCGGCATATTATCGTCAGGCGCTGGCTGGATGAAGATAAAGCAACATTGCAAGAGTTGGCTGATGAATATCAGGTGTCGGCCGAGAGGGTTCGTCAGTTAGAAAAGAATGCATTAAAAAAATTACGCTCGACGATGCAGTTATAA
- the priA gene encoding Primosomal protein N', whose translation MKLVRVTMATHLRRDFDYILPDTIATPALGARVRVPFGTRNMIAIVIGFPEETTIAPEKLRPVSEVLDQHALFDNKLDQLLKWASNYYHYNLGDVYFQMLPALLRQGEPDQHRPAKGWHITESGKERLAQLNQSTKAPKQRVALKLLEKSKAPFPHHEWEVHNISTAMLRNLRQQDWIRETTISPEPVDWRKNFGLKQEPPKLNQQQAIAVAAITHRSQPFTAYLLEGVTGSGKTEVYLQVLEPILNAGRQALILVPEIGLTPQTIARFRQRFNAPIAVLHSALNDRQRLDAWLDARTGEAAIIIGTRSALFTPLKNPGIIIIDEEHDPSLKQQDTFRYHARDVALMRAKLQSIPIVLGTATPSLETLQNALSNRYQHLRLTQRAGNAQPAQCELIDIRHQPLRSGLCSQLIESIRHTLEQGQQVMLFLNRRGYAPAMLCHECGEVIECPRCERFYTYHQNPAHLACHHCGSQRAIPKQCHHCGSTELVTTGIGTEQLEQQISELFPDHSVARIDRDSTRTKGSLDRLLNAIQNQHHHILIGTQMLAKGHHFPNVTLVAIIDIDNALFSSDFRAAERLAQLFIQVSGRAGRANLPGKVLLQTHHPEHELLQDLVNNGYEHFAKFALKERQLTQLPPFCHQVLIRFEGNDLQKLKQFAGELEHQGNQYNHEHRCFVFPVIESPIPKRAGKIRMQQLLQASHRQPLHQLIHRLITWLEVAPSAKRIRWSVDIDPIDML comes from the coding sequence ATGAAACTGGTCCGAGTGACAATGGCCACTCATTTACGTCGTGATTTTGATTATATCTTACCTGATACAATCGCAACTCCTGCGCTTGGTGCTCGTGTCAGAGTCCCATTCGGGACCCGAAATATGATTGCAATTGTTATCGGGTTTCCAGAAGAGACAACTATTGCCCCTGAAAAATTACGACCGGTTAGCGAAGTCCTCGATCAACATGCGCTATTTGATAATAAATTAGATCAATTATTGAAATGGGCCTCCAACTATTATCACTATAATTTAGGCGATGTTTATTTTCAGATGTTACCTGCCTTACTTCGCCAGGGAGAACCCGACCAACACAGGCCAGCTAAAGGGTGGCATATTACCGAATCCGGCAAAGAACGTTTAGCACAATTAAACCAGAGTACCAAAGCTCCCAAACAACGAGTTGCACTTAAACTACTCGAAAAATCCAAAGCACCTTTCCCTCATCACGAATGGGAAGTTCATAATATTTCAACAGCTATGTTGAGAAACCTTCGTCAACAAGACTGGATACGGGAAACGACCATTTCACCAGAACCCGTTGACTGGCGAAAAAACTTCGGGCTAAAGCAAGAGCCACCGAAACTCAACCAACAACAAGCCATCGCCGTTGCAGCCATTACACACCGGAGTCAACCGTTTACAGCCTACCTTCTTGAAGGCGTTACCGGTTCTGGGAAAACTGAAGTCTATTTACAAGTGTTGGAACCCATCTTAAACGCCGGCAGACAAGCTTTAATTCTCGTTCCTGAAATTGGTTTGACACCTCAGACCATCGCTCGCTTTCGCCAACGCTTTAATGCACCAATTGCCGTATTACATTCAGCACTTAATGACCGACAACGATTAGATGCGTGGCTCGATGCCCGCACTGGTGAAGCAGCCATTATCATTGGAACCCGCTCTGCACTATTCACTCCCCTTAAGAATCCAGGGATTATTATTATCGATGAGGAACATGATCCATCATTAAAACAACAGGATACTTTTCGTTATCATGCAAGAGATGTCGCTTTAATGCGGGCCAAGCTCCAATCTATTCCCATTGTTCTTGGCACTGCAACCCCAAGCCTGGAAACCCTGCAAAATGCACTAAGTAACCGCTATCAGCATCTTCGTTTAACCCAGAGAGCAGGCAATGCCCAACCAGCCCAATGTGAATTAATCGATATCCGCCATCAACCGCTTCGTTCAGGACTTTGTTCACAATTGATCGAATCAATCAGGCACACTCTCGAACAGGGACAACAGGTCATGTTGTTCCTCAATCGCCGTGGATACGCCCCGGCCATGTTATGTCATGAATGTGGAGAAGTCATTGAATGCCCCCGCTGTGAACGATTTTACACATACCATCAAAACCCAGCCCATTTGGCCTGTCACCATTGCGGAAGTCAGCGAGCGATTCCCAAGCAATGTCATCACTGTGGTTCAACCGAGCTGGTAACAACCGGAATCGGTACCGAACAACTCGAACAACAAATCAGCGAATTATTCCCAGACCATTCAGTCGCCAGAATCGACAGAGACAGCACCCGGACTAAAGGCTCATTAGATCGGCTATTAAACGCCATTCAAAATCAACACCACCACATCCTAATCGGTACGCAAATGTTGGCCAAGGGACATCATTTCCCTAACGTGACACTGGTTGCCATTATTGATATTGATAATGCGCTTTTCAGTAGTGATTTTCGCGCTGCTGAACGGTTAGCCCAACTGTTCATTCAAGTTTCAGGTCGGGCCGGACGGGCAAACTTACCCGGAAAAGTATTATTACAAACTCATCACCCAGAACATGAACTGCTTCAAGATCTGGTCAATAACGGTTATGAACATTTCGCTAAATTTGCACTCAAAGAACGTCAACTCACCCAACTTCCGCCATTTTGCCATCAGGTATTAATTCGGTTTGAAGGAAACGATTTACAAAAATTAAAACAGTTCGCCGGAGAACTTGAACATCAGGGCAATCAATATAACCATGAACATCGTTGTTTTGTATTTCCCGTAATTGAATCCCCAATCCCCAAACGCGCAGGAAAAATAAGGATGCAGCAACTCTTACAGGCCTCCCACAGGCAACCACTTCATCAATTGATTCATCGCCTGATTACATGGTTAGAAGTAGCGCCAAGTGCCAAACGCATCCGGTGGTCAGTCGATATTGATCCTATAGATATGCTCTAA
- the rpmE gene encoding 50S ribosomal protein L31: MKSGIHPEYAELVATCSCGNVIKTRSTRAGNITLDVCDKCHPFYTGKQRVVDTGGRVDRFNKRFGKFAK; the protein is encoded by the coding sequence ATGAAATCTGGAATTCACCCAGAATATGCAGAGCTGGTAGCGACCTGCTCTTGTGGTAATGTGATTAAAACTCGTTCAACTCGTGCTGGTAACATTACTTTAGATGTATGTGATAAATGCCATCCATTCTATACTGGTAAACAACGTGTTGTTGATACCGGTGGACGTGTTGATCGCTTTAACAAACGTTTTGGTAAGTTTGCTAAATAA
- the kdgR gene encoding Transcriptional regulator KdgR codes for MGVIKQIESVSSVLKVFGILQALGEQKEIGITEIAQRLMMSKSTVYRFLQTMKSAGYVSQEGDSEKYALTLKLFELGSKALEHVDLIALADRQMRKIAEKTGEALHLGALDEDSIIYIHKIDSSYNLRMHSRIGRRNPLYSTGIGKVLLAYRDEQFVRNTLKNVEFIAHTENTLSNIDQLLAELATVREQTVGEDCEEQEEGLRCLAVPVFDRFGTVIAGLSISFPTIRFEEKRRDEYVEMLQSSAAVLSEQLGYHNYPKHFTGNVA; via the coding sequence ATGGGAGTGATCAAGCAAATCGAGTCTGTTTCATCAGTACTCAAAGTTTTTGGCATCCTTCAAGCGCTAGGCGAGCAAAAAGAAATCGGCATCACCGAGATAGCACAACGTCTGATGATGTCAAAAAGCACTGTCTACCGTTTCTTACAAACTATGAAATCGGCAGGCTATGTTTCACAAGAAGGTGATAGTGAAAAATACGCACTGACACTCAAACTATTTGAGCTGGGTTCAAAAGCCCTTGAGCATGTCGATCTCATCGCTTTAGCTGACCGCCAAATGCGTAAAATTGCAGAAAAAACCGGTGAAGCGCTCCATCTGGGTGCCCTGGATGAAGATTCTATCATCTATATTCATAAAATTGACTCTAGTTATAATTTACGGATGCATTCCCGGATCGGCCGTCGTAACCCACTATATAGTACAGGGATAGGTAAAGTACTACTTGCATACCGGGATGAACAATTTGTTCGCAATACACTCAAAAATGTTGAATTTATTGCTCATACTGAAAACACGCTGTCCAATATCGACCAGCTTCTGGCTGAATTAGCCACGGTCCGTGAACAGACTGTTGGAGAAGACTGCGAAGAACAAGAAGAGGGGTTGCGGTGTCTGGCTGTTCCTGTATTTGATCGTTTTGGAACCGTCATCGCCGGTCTGAGTATCTCATTCCCGACAATTCGCTTTGAAGAAAAACGACGGGATGAATATGTCGAAATGCTACAATCATCTGCAGCAGTTTTATCTGAACAACTCGGTTATCACAATTATCCAAAACATTTCACCGGGAATGTTGCTTAA
- the aes_2 gene encoding Acetyl esterase — MNRSEFSRLAKPVQDFFNSMGPNDLPKLGKMSPNDARNAYRQVGENLGGESVAIELVEDLHAKGPAGLIPIRIYRSKIEHSGDIPVIVYLHGGGWMWGDLDSHDKICRRLAHCSGCAVVAVDYRLAPEHPALAASDDVIAAIFWLYGCAKELGLNKQKIAIAGDSAGGNLAAIACQQLRDSHIQLKAQVLFYPATDLTPESDSFQSRQENGAIPPLPLEAIHFASQTYLSGFDAYDPRVSPLQNSNLQGLPPALFIVGDCDVLLDDSKHYARALKDAGNKADYVEVSGMIHGFIEMAGIFHAAIDAIEQASSFLKNHLQS, encoded by the coding sequence ATGAACAGATCAGAATTTTCCAGATTAGCAAAGCCAGTTCAGGATTTCTTTAACAGTATGGGGCCGAATGATTTGCCCAAACTTGGGAAAATGTCTCCTAATGATGCACGTAATGCTTATCGTCAGGTTGGAGAAAATTTAGGGGGAGAGTCTGTCGCTATTGAGCTAGTTGAAGATCTGCATGCTAAGGGGCCGGCAGGTCTTATTCCCATTAGAATTTACCGTTCTAAAATTGAGCATTCAGGCGATATTCCTGTCATTGTCTACTTGCATGGCGGTGGATGGATGTGGGGTGATCTTGATTCCCATGATAAAATTTGTCGAAGATTAGCACATTGTAGTGGTTGTGCTGTCGTTGCCGTTGACTATCGGTTAGCTCCTGAACATCCAGCCCTTGCGGCGAGTGATGATGTGATTGCCGCAATATTTTGGCTTTATGGTTGTGCTAAAGAGTTGGGTTTAAATAAACAGAAAATTGCGATTGCCGGAGATAGTGCCGGAGGAAATTTAGCAGCAATAGCCTGCCAACAGCTTAGAGATAGCCATATTCAGCTTAAAGCTCAGGTATTGTTCTATCCGGCGACTGATTTGACACCTGAAAGCGACAGTTTTCAATCTCGTCAGGAGAATGGCGCAATACCTCCATTACCTCTTGAAGCGATTCATTTTGCTTCACAGACTTATCTTTCTGGTTTTGATGCTTATGATCCGAGAGTTTCTCCGTTACAAAATTCTAATTTGCAAGGGTTGCCACCTGCTTTATTTATCGTTGGGGATTGCGATGTACTGTTGGATGATTCAAAGCACTATGCAAGAGCGCTTAAAGACGCTGGAAATAAAGCAGATTATGTAGAAGTTTCGGGGATGATCCATGGATTTATTGAGATGGCTGGTATTTTTCATGCTGCGATTGACGCAATAGAGCAGGCTTCGTCATTTTTAAAAAATCATCTTCAAAGTTAA
- the argS gene encoding Arginine--tRNA ligase, which translates to MKKRIKELLEETIHLLKQKELLPEELNARIMVDNSRDKSHGDLATNLALVNAKPAGKNPRELAELIIQNIPESTLVEKTEIAGPGFINFYLNSNWLANQIEQMAHSKTCGVKVDQSQTIVVDYSAPNVAKEMHVGHIRSTIIGDAVTRTLEFLGNHVIRANHIGDWGTQFGMLIANLEDVANEQGIDPTQISLANLEGFYREAKQRYDSDEAFAKRSRHYVVLLQGGDEHCHRLWRKLVDITLNHNQKTYDRMNVSLSKKDVMGESLYNDMLPGIVDDLIKKSIAVENNGAIVVFMPEFKNKDGEPMGVIVRKKDGGYLYTTTDIACAKYRYETLKAERVLYFIDSRQHQHLMQAWSIVRKAGYVPESIPLEHHMFGMMLGKDGRPFKTRTGGTVKLKDLLDEAESRAEKLLTQRNSTLELEEQQNVASTIAIAAVKYADLSKSRTTDYIFDWDNMLAFNGNTAPYLQYAYARICAIFRKAGFDLKTHQAPISLQQEQEIALSQQLIQFNDVVHLVAEKGMPHLLCNYLYTLSGNFMSFYEACPMLSAETSLMNSRLQLAALTAKVIKQGLALLGIKTLERM; encoded by the coding sequence ATGAAAAAGCGTATTAAAGAACTTCTTGAAGAAACGATTCATTTACTCAAGCAGAAAGAACTCCTCCCAGAGGAACTTAATGCGCGCATCATGGTAGATAACAGTCGGGATAAAAGCCACGGAGACCTGGCAACCAATCTGGCTTTAGTCAATGCCAAACCCGCCGGAAAAAATCCACGGGAATTAGCCGAGTTGATTATTCAGAATATTCCCGAATCAACACTCGTTGAAAAAACAGAAATTGCAGGTCCCGGATTTATCAACTTTTACCTGAACAGCAACTGGCTGGCAAACCAGATTGAGCAAATGGCACATTCGAAAACATGTGGTGTCAAAGTCGATCAAAGCCAGACAATTGTTGTTGACTACTCAGCCCCCAATGTAGCCAAAGAGATGCATGTAGGACACATCCGCTCTACAATCATTGGTGATGCTGTAACCCGCACTTTAGAATTTTTAGGGAACCATGTTATCCGAGCCAATCATATCGGAGACTGGGGAACGCAATTCGGTATGTTAATTGCTAATCTGGAGGACGTTGCTAACGAACAAGGCATCGATCCAACACAAATCAGTCTAGCCAATCTGGAAGGTTTCTACCGGGAAGCCAAGCAACGCTACGATAGTGATGAAGCATTTGCTAAACGCTCACGTCATTACGTTGTTCTTCTTCAAGGTGGTGACGAGCATTGTCATAGGCTATGGCGTAAGCTCGTCGACATCACCTTAAATCATAATCAGAAAACCTATGACCGGATGAATGTTTCTCTGAGTAAAAAGGATGTCATGGGAGAAAGCCTCTATAATGACATGCTCCCGGGAATCGTTGATGATCTGATCAAAAAAAGCATTGCAGTTGAAAACAATGGCGCAATTGTGGTCTTTATGCCAGAGTTTAAAAATAAAGATGGCGAACCAATGGGTGTCATCGTACGCAAAAAAGACGGTGGCTATCTTTATACTACAACTGATATTGCCTGTGCTAAATATCGCTACGAAACATTAAAAGCAGAGAGGGTACTCTACTTTATCGACAGTCGACAACATCAACATCTGATGCAGGCATGGTCAATTGTCCGTAAAGCTGGTTATGTTCCCGAATCCATTCCACTAGAGCACCATATGTTTGGCATGATGCTTGGTAAAGATGGCCGTCCGTTTAAAACACGCACTGGTGGCACAGTAAAACTAAAAGATTTGCTGGATGAAGCCGAATCACGGGCAGAAAAACTACTGACCCAGAGAAATTCAACACTTGAACTCGAAGAACAGCAAAACGTAGCCAGTACAATTGCCATTGCAGCCGTTAAATATGCAGACCTGTCAAAAAGCCGAACCACTGACTATATCTTTGACTGGGATAATATGTTGGCTTTTAACGGAAATACAGCTCCTTATCTGCAATATGCTTATGCTCGCATCTGTGCTATTTTCCGTAAAGCTGGCTTTGATCTTAAAACACATCAAGCGCCTATCTCATTACAACAAGAACAAGAGATAGCGCTCAGCCAACAACTAATCCAGTTTAATGATGTCGTCCATCTAGTTGCAGAAAAAGGCATGCCGCATCTGTTGTGTAATTATCTATATACACTGAGCGGAAACTTTATGAGTTTCTATGAAGCATGCCCAATGTTATCGGCTGAGACATCATTAATGAATTCTCGATTACAACTAGCAGCCTTAACAGCAAAAGTTATCAAGCAGGGGCTTGCGCTGCTGGGAATCAAAACTTTAGAGCGGATGTAA